Proteins encoded in a region of the Acidobacteriota bacterium genome:
- a CDS encoding DUF2191 domain-containing protein — MKTTIEIADGLARKAKAHAAKENVTLRSLIERGLRMALRADSQRTRFKLRDASVGGRGLQPSYRGADWPSIRDTIYKDRGS, encoded by the coding sequence ATGAAAACCACGATCGAGATTGCCGACGGCCTCGCCAGGAAGGCCAAGGCCCATGCAGCCAAGGAGAACGTCACGTTACGGTCACTGATTGAACGTGGGCTGCGCATGGCATTGCGCGCCGACAGCCAGCGGACCCGCTTCAAGTTGAGGGACGCCAGTGTTGGCGGCCGGGGTTTGCAGCCGTCCTATCGCGGCGCCGATTGGCCGAGTATCCGCGACACCATCTACAAGGACCGAGGCAGTTGA
- a CDS encoding PIN domain-containing protein, whose product MIAADTNILVYAHRADSEWHGPAKSCLESLAQGRVTWGLPWPCIHEFLSVVTHPRIYDPPSTISEALNQVEAWLESPIAELLTETDTHWNILKKQLENGRVRGAMVHDARIAAICIASGVTEFWTVDRDFSRFPRLVTRNPLQV is encoded by the coding sequence TTGATAGCTGCGGATACCAATATTCTTGTCTACGCTCACCGCGCCGACTCCGAATGGCATGGGCCCGCGAAGTCCTGTCTTGAGTCACTTGCCCAAGGACGGGTGACTTGGGGGTTGCCATGGCCGTGTATTCACGAGTTCCTGTCCGTTGTGACTCACCCGCGAATCTACGATCCGCCGTCGACGATCTCCGAAGCTCTGAACCAAGTGGAAGCGTGGCTGGAGTCACCGATTGCGGAACTGCTCACCGAAACCGACACGCACTGGAATATTCTCAAGAAGCAACTCGAAAACGGACGAGTGAGAGGGGCAATGGTGCACGATGCAAGGATTGCGGCGATCTGTATCGCCTCCGGCGTCACGGAGTTCTGGACGGTCGACCGGGACTTCAGCCGTTTTCCCCGCTTGGTTACTCGGAATCCGTTGCAGGTCTGA
- a CDS encoding iron-containing alcohol dehydrogenase produces the protein MKSFVFDTSTRVIFGEGSVRELAPAARELGFRRTLLVSDPGLVQSGHVETVSGILAEAGVQVHGFHDFGPDPESQMVDKGASYARPLEVDSVVGLGGGSSMDCAKGINFLLTGGGTIHDYQGYGRVRGRMLPMIGIPTTTGTGSEAQSYAIIADARTHVKMACGDPQAAFRIAILDPCLTLSQPADVSSATGFDALSHAVESYCSKRSSALSQSFSREAWWLLERNYERVLRDPTDLEARGAMQLGAFYAGLAIENSSVGAAHACANPLSARYRTPHGVAIGLLLSPVIRWTGTVAESAFGDLLHLSGGNSWKGRDASGSLAGRLDELAALAGLPRELRSEGVLEGDLETLAAEASSHWTVEFNPRLLTSLGAMEIYREAW, from the coding sequence ATGAAATCGTTCGTTTTCGACACTTCCACGCGCGTGATCTTCGGTGAGGGATCGGTCCGCGAGTTGGCTCCAGCCGCGCGGGAACTGGGATTCCGGCGGACTTTGCTGGTCTCTGACCCGGGGCTGGTGCAGTCGGGCCACGTCGAGACGGTATCAGGGATCCTGGCCGAGGCCGGAGTCCAAGTGCATGGGTTCCACGACTTTGGACCTGATCCGGAATCGCAGATGGTGGACAAGGGCGCCAGTTACGCTCGGCCTTTGGAAGTCGACTCTGTCGTGGGCCTCGGAGGCGGCAGCTCCATGGACTGCGCCAAGGGGATCAACTTCCTGCTTACCGGCGGGGGAACGATCCATGACTACCAGGGCTATGGCCGGGTGCGGGGCCGGATGCTGCCGATGATCGGAATTCCCACGACGACCGGGACCGGGAGTGAGGCTCAGTCTTACGCCATCATCGCGGACGCCCGAACTCACGTGAAAATGGCCTGCGGCGACCCGCAAGCCGCTTTTCGCATCGCCATACTCGACCCCTGTCTGACCCTTTCCCAACCGGCCGACGTCAGCAGCGCCACCGGATTCGACGCCCTTTCCCATGCCGTGGAATCGTATTGCAGCAAACGGAGCTCCGCGCTGTCCCAGTCCTTCTCCCGCGAAGCCTGGTGGCTGTTGGAACGGAACTACGAGCGGGTGCTGCGCGATCCTACGGACCTGGAGGCCCGGGGCGCGATGCAATTGGGCGCCTTCTATGCCGGCCTGGCCATCGAGAACTCCTCAGTGGGCGCGGCCCATGCCTGCGCCAATCCTTTGTCCGCCCGGTACAGGACGCCCCACGGGGTCGCCATCGGTCTGCTGCTGTCGCCGGTCATCCGCTGGACGGGCACCGTGGCCGAATCGGCCTTTGGGGATCTGTTGCACCTATCCGGCGGAAACTCCTGGAAGGGGAGGGATGCTTCCGGGTCTCTGGCCGGGCGGTTGGACGAATTGGCCGCGTTGGCCGGGCTCCCGCGGGAGCTTCGGAGCGAGGGCGTTCTGGAGGGGGATCTGGAAACTCTGGCCGCTGAGGCCTCCTCCCATTGGACGGTGGAGTTCAATCCGCGTCTTCTCACTTCCCTGGGCGCCATGGAGATCTACAGGGAGGCTTGGTAA
- a CDS encoding thioredoxin domain-containing protein, whose protein sequence is MRPALTLLLLLFGTASPISSATGEETSKVRSNRLIQEKSPYLLQHAYNPVDWYPWGEEAFRLAREKKRPIFLSVGYSTCYWCHVMERKVFEDPGIADLMNRYFVNIKVDREERPDVDRIYMSALLALTGSGGWPMSMFLTPELEPFFGRTYVPPDTFRSLIGRIHEVWAKHPDDIAEAGRQLTRLLREQTRVEAGEAALEGSILKQGYESIRAGYDETYGGFGHGNKFPRPVVFNFLLRYQRREAKSRALEMTLTTLERMAASGIFDHLEGGFHRYAVDRQWRVPHFEKMLYDQAQLVNSYLEAYQLTRNPLFASVARSTLDYVSGQLTHPPGGFYSAEDAESAPDPSQPKRKREGAFYVWTKAELDRILGPEKGAIFAHSFGIEPGGNALSDPHKVFVNQNILYRAQTREETARKFRIPPDQVHAVLRESRRLLLEVRNQRVRPYLDDKILVSWNGLMISAFARAHQVLGEAAYLAQARRAADFILEHLCQKETGRLLRRYREGEARFEGHLEDYAFLVLGLIDLYQAGSDIRDLQRSMELMEAAVDLFYDKESGAFFDTSGQDASLILRTRDDYDGAEPTGNSVAVWNLLRLAEMTHQPEWKKLAGAALKHFGDRLREHPESLPHMLAALDFHLGTPKQVVLAGDPAGDAMGALLKVVHSTYVPNKVLLFADGRTGQETLGRSNPAVRAMVPVDGKATAYVCENYVCRLPTSEPEVLARLLTEEVAAVSTGTAEDASRR, encoded by the coding sequence ATGAGACCGGCTCTGACGCTTCTGCTCCTCCTGTTCGGAACCGCTTCCCCAATCAGCTCAGCGACCGGCGAGGAGACCTCCAAAGTCCGTTCCAACCGGCTGATCCAAGAGAAGAGTCCCTACCTCCTGCAACACGCCTACAACCCGGTGGACTGGTATCCGTGGGGCGAGGAGGCCTTCCGCCTGGCCCGCGAGAAGAAACGTCCCATCTTTCTCTCCGTCGGCTACTCCACCTGCTACTGGTGCCACGTGATGGAGCGGAAAGTCTTCGAGGACCCCGGAATTGCGGACCTCATGAACCGTTACTTCGTCAACATCAAGGTGGATCGGGAAGAGCGCCCCGACGTGGACCGCATCTACATGTCGGCGTTGCTGGCCCTCACCGGGAGCGGCGGTTGGCCCATGTCCATGTTCCTGACGCCCGAGCTCGAACCCTTCTTCGGACGAACCTACGTCCCGCCGGACACCTTTCGGTCGCTCATCGGCCGGATTCATGAAGTCTGGGCCAAGCATCCGGACGACATCGCCGAAGCGGGCCGCCAACTCACCCGATTGCTACGCGAGCAGACTCGGGTGGAGGCCGGCGAGGCGGCCTTGGAGGGGTCGATTCTCAAGCAGGGGTACGAATCCATTCGCGCCGGTTACGACGAAACCTACGGCGGCTTCGGACACGGGAACAAGTTTCCCCGTCCGGTGGTGTTCAACTTTCTGCTCCGGTATCAGCGGAGGGAGGCCAAGAGCCGGGCTCTGGAAATGACCCTGACCACCCTGGAACGGATGGCGGCCAGCGGGATTTTCGACCATCTGGAGGGGGGATTTCACCGCTACGCTGTGGACCGCCAGTGGCGGGTCCCCCACTTCGAGAAGATGCTCTACGATCAGGCCCAACTGGTGAACTCCTATTTGGAGGCGTACCAACTGACCCGGAATCCGCTATTCGCCTCCGTGGCCCGGAGCACCCTGGACTACGTGAGCGGGCAGCTCACCCATCCGCCCGGGGGGTTCTATTCCGCCGAGGATGCCGAAAGCGCCCCTGATCCGTCCCAACCCAAGCGGAAACGGGAGGGGGCCTTCTATGTCTGGACCAAGGCGGAGCTGGACCGGATCCTGGGGCCTGAGAAGGGAGCCATATTCGCCCACAGCTTCGGGATCGAGCCCGGCGGGAACGCTCTCAGCGACCCCCACAAGGTCTTCGTGAACCAGAATATTCTTTATCGGGCCCAGACCCGGGAGGAGACGGCGCGCAAGTTCCGAATCCCCCCGGATCAGGTGCATGCGGTTCTCCGGGAGTCGCGGCGCCTGCTGCTTGAGGTCCGGAACCAGCGGGTGCGGCCCTACCTGGACGACAAGATCCTGGTCTCGTGGAACGGCCTCATGATCTCCGCCTTCGCCCGGGCCCACCAGGTTCTGGGGGAGGCCGCATATCTGGCGCAGGCCCGGCGGGCGGCCGACTTCATCCTGGAGCACCTCTGCCAGAAGGAGACGGGACGGCTTCTGAGGCGCTACCGGGAGGGGGAAGCCCGGTTCGAGGGGCACCTGGAGGACTACGCGTTCCTGGTCTTGGGCCTCATCGACCTCTACCAGGCCGGTTCCGACATCCGCGACCTGCAGCGCTCCATGGAGTTGATGGAGGCGGCCGTCGATCTCTTCTACGACAAGGAATCGGGGGCCTTCTTCGACACCTCGGGACAAGACGCGTCACTGATTCTGCGGACCCGGGACGACTACGACGGGGCCGAACCCACCGGGAATTCGGTCGCCGTCTGGAATCTTCTGCGCCTGGCGGAGATGACCCACCAACCGGAGTGGAAGAAACTGGCCGGCGCGGCCCTGAAGCATTTCGGGGACCGGCTGCGGGAGCATCCCGAATCCCTACCCCACATGCTCGCCGCTCTCGACTTCCACCTGGGCACGCCGAAGCAGGTGGTGCTGGCGGGCGACCCGGCGGGCGACGCGATGGGGGCTCTGCTCAAGGTGGTCCATTCCACCTACGTTCCCAACAAGGTCCTCCTGTTTGCCGATGGCCGAACCGGCCAGGAAACCCTGGGGAGGAGCAACCCGGCCGTCCGCGCCATGGTTCCCGTCGATGGGAAGGCGACCGCCTATGTCTGCGAGAACTACGTCTGCCGGCTGCCCACCTCGGAGCCGGAGGTCCTGGCCCGGTTGTTGACGGAAGAGGTGGCTGCGGTATCAACCGGCACGGCCGAAGACGCTTCCCGCCGCTGA
- a CDS encoding anaerobic sulfatase-maturation protein, with protein MDLSAAPPQVNAFHVLTKPTGPICNLDCKYCFYLEKENLYSGTSTWAMPDDVLESYVRQYIESQRAPVISFAWQGGEPTLLGVDFFRKVVRLQARYAAGKKIENGFQTNGVLLDDRWGEFLAENGFLVGISIDGPERLHDRYRVDKGGAPSFRRVMRGLGYLRKHGVEYNTLTVVQRSNSRHPLEVYGFLKQAGSRFMQFIPIVERESPQPDPAGLVLISPDSAEPARVSPWSVDAVQYGRFLCAIFDEWVRRDVGRCYVQIFDVALESWMGMAASLCVFRETCGSALALEHNGDLYSCDHYVYPENLLGNIMEDPMGSLVTSPSQVRFGQDKRDRLPRYCRECEVRFACNGECPKHRFIRTPQGEAGLNYLCAGYKLFFNHIDPYMRFMAGELSQGRAPANVMSWVRRQDLQAQGRRRPGRNDPCLCGSGKKFKKCCGRR; from the coding sequence ATGGACCTTTCGGCAGCTCCCCCGCAGGTCAATGCCTTTCACGTCCTGACCAAGCCCACCGGGCCCATCTGCAACCTGGACTGCAAGTACTGCTTCTACCTGGAGAAGGAGAACCTCTATTCCGGCACGTCCACGTGGGCCATGCCGGACGACGTCCTGGAGTCGTACGTCCGCCAGTACATCGAATCGCAGCGGGCGCCGGTCATCAGCTTCGCCTGGCAAGGGGGCGAACCCACCCTCCTGGGCGTTGATTTTTTCCGGAAGGTGGTCCGGCTGCAGGCCAGGTACGCTGCGGGGAAGAAGATCGAGAACGGCTTTCAGACCAACGGGGTCCTGCTGGACGACCGTTGGGGCGAGTTCCTGGCCGAGAACGGATTCCTGGTGGGGATCTCCATCGACGGTCCCGAGCGTCTCCACGACCGCTACCGGGTGGACAAGGGAGGAGCCCCTTCCTTTCGAAGGGTGATGAGGGGACTGGGCTACCTCCGGAAACATGGCGTCGAGTACAACACGTTGACCGTGGTGCAGCGGAGCAACTCCCGCCATCCCCTGGAGGTGTACGGCTTTCTCAAGCAGGCCGGCAGCCGCTTCATGCAGTTCATTCCCATCGTGGAACGGGAGTCGCCGCAGCCCGATCCGGCCGGACTGGTGCTGATTTCCCCCGATTCGGCTGAGCCGGCCCGGGTGAGCCCCTGGTCGGTGGACGCAGTCCAGTACGGCAGGTTCCTCTGCGCCATCTTCGACGAGTGGGTGCGGCGGGACGTGGGCCGTTGCTACGTGCAGATCTTCGACGTGGCCCTGGAGAGTTGGATGGGCATGGCCGCCAGCCTGTGCGTCTTCCGCGAAACCTGCGGCTCGGCCCTGGCCCTGGAGCACAACGGAGATCTCTACTCCTGCGACCACTACGTCTATCCGGAGAACCTCCTGGGCAACATCATGGAGGATCCCATGGGGTCGCTGGTCACTTCACCCAGCCAAGTTCGATTCGGGCAGGACAAGCGGGACCGCCTCCCCCGCTACTGCCGCGAATGCGAGGTCCGGTTCGCCTGCAACGGCGAGTGCCCCAAGCACCGTTTCATCCGGACTCCCCAGGGAGAAGCGGGGCTCAACTACCTCTGCGCCGGATACAAGCTCTTCTTCAACCACATCGATCCCTACATGCGCTTCATGGCGGGAGAGCTGAGCCAGGGACGGGCGCCGGCCAACGTCATGTCCTGGGTGCGGCGGCAGGACCTCCAGGCTCAGGGAAGACGGCGACCCGGAAGAAACGATCCCTGCCTCTGCGGAAGCGGCAAGAAGTTCAAGAAGTGCTGCGGCCGCCGTTGA
- a CDS encoding type II toxin-antitoxin system VapC family toxin, with protein MTIHLDTSVLIDALTGPRRSLKRLSAFVAEGHRVILSTVVLYEWLRGPRTTAELQVQEEMFPRRAAVPFDAEAATQAAWLYRQTSRPRGREVDLAVAACALVQGAALWTLNHDDFRDLPGLELMQEPEPGQLP; from the coding sequence GTGACGATTCACCTCGATACGTCTGTGCTGATCGATGCGCTCACGGGCCCTCGCCGCTCGCTGAAACGGCTGTCGGCATTCGTGGCGGAGGGTCACCGGGTGATCCTGTCGACGGTCGTGCTGTATGAATGGTTGCGCGGGCCCCGAACGACAGCCGAGTTGCAGGTGCAGGAAGAGATGTTTCCGCGCCGCGCGGCCGTCCCGTTCGATGCCGAAGCGGCCACTCAGGCCGCGTGGCTTTACCGGCAAACGTCTCGCCCTCGAGGGCGCGAGGTCGATCTCGCTGTAGCGGCCTGCGCTCTGGTGCAGGGTGCCGCCCTCTGGACGCTGAACCACGACGACTTCCGTGATCTCCCTGGTCTCGAGTTGATGCAGGAACCGGAACCGGGCCAACTCCCCTGA
- a CDS encoding UvrD-helicase domain-containing protein, whose product MNDSLKFGPQDPSPSDSAGRRAIRDSLDVSLLVEAAAGTGKTTELVRRLVAVLASGRARVDGIAAVTFTRKAAGELKLRLREALDRARRQASDPAEIRNLERAVAGLEEASISTIHSFCADLLRKRPVEAGVDPDFRETSEDEASRLFRRAFRQWMEARMAHPSPGLARALQRSLTPQGNDFGSPLDQLRSAARQLLEWRDYGSPWRREVFDREGALDALVGRSRELAADSIRSTNRRDRLRQNLGPVRELDAWVRRFERERRRDCDRLEGRMLRLLQRLRSRYFRPARTGEYAPGLPRAVVVQARENLLRELKDFTRCADADLAALLREELLEVAPFYETLKEQTSRLDFMDLLIKTRDLIRDRPSVRGDFQEQFSHVFVDEFQDTDALQAEILMLLSADDPEETNWRRVRPVSGKLFLVGDPKQSIYRFRRADVVLYQEIKEILQAAGVSVVHLKRNFRSVRPLQMAVNAAFAPEMTADPVSGQPDYVPLKSHRAGEGDQPALIALPVPRPYSKWGNLANAAIEESLPQTVAAFTDWLLRESGWQVGDPEDPSRRIPISPGHVCILFRRFVSWRRDVTRDYARGLEIRGIPHVLMGSRSFHQREEVETLRVALGAIERPDDELSIYATLRGSLFWIPDSLLLRFRDRHGSLHPFRPRPEDLHADLEPVAEALEILARLHRRRNRRPVAETLSRLLSLTRAHAGFALRPASHQVLANVQRVCDLARAFETGGGGSFRAFVEHLERLARRRTGAEAQVSEEGVDGVHLMTVHNAKGLEFPVVILADTTAHLSSARPDKHVDSSRNLAAFSLMGCVPWELLDHRDEEAARDRAEGVRLAYVAATRARDLLVVPGLGTGPRPGSRPEWLAPLEKSVYPARPDWNRGGPAPGCPAFGARSLLQNPRGRVEASIRPGLHRPQTGDHTVVWWDPGLLDLAVRPNFGLQRERILADDEAGQAGKEGLARYERWREGRRRALRSGSEPTLQVLTVTGEPSPGDPPECPSVGLETHPIPDSRPTGPRFGTLVHTLLRDIRLDAGEPEVRRLARLHGRILGVTNQERKSAIQAALSALEHPLLKRARAARRRHREFPFVLTVAEGRLLEGTIDLAFQEEGRWIVVDFKTDVHLKPDDPDYVRQVQWYAYGLKRITGQPAEGWLLGI is encoded by the coding sequence ATGAACGATTCCTTGAAGTTCGGTCCCCAGGATCCCTCACCTTCCGATTCCGCCGGACGCCGCGCCATCCGGGATTCCCTGGACGTGAGCCTTCTGGTGGAGGCGGCGGCGGGCACGGGCAAGACCACCGAGCTGGTCCGGCGCCTGGTGGCCGTCCTGGCGAGCGGCCGGGCCCGCGTCGACGGGATCGCCGCCGTCACCTTCACCCGGAAGGCGGCCGGCGAGCTGAAGCTGCGTCTGCGAGAGGCGCTGGACCGGGCCCGGCGGCAAGCCTCGGATCCGGCCGAGATCCGGAATCTGGAGCGGGCGGTGGCGGGGCTGGAGGAGGCCAGCATCTCCACCATCCACTCCTTCTGCGCGGACCTGCTTCGAAAGAGGCCGGTGGAGGCGGGCGTCGACCCCGATTTCCGGGAAACCTCGGAAGATGAAGCGTCCCGTCTCTTCCGGAGGGCGTTTCGGCAATGGATGGAAGCGCGGATGGCCCATCCCTCACCGGGACTGGCCCGGGCCCTCCAGCGGTCCCTGACCCCACAGGGGAACGACTTTGGCTCGCCTCTGGACCAGCTTCGCTCGGCCGCCCGGCAACTTTTGGAATGGCGCGACTATGGTAGTCCCTGGAGACGGGAGGTCTTCGACCGGGAAGGGGCCTTGGACGCCTTGGTCGGCCGGAGCCGGGAGTTGGCGGCCGACAGCATCCGGTCAACCAACCGGCGGGACAGGCTTCGACAGAATCTGGGTCCGGTTCGGGAACTGGACGCCTGGGTCCGGCGATTCGAGCGAGAGCGGCGGCGCGACTGCGATCGTCTCGAAGGTCGGATGCTCCGCCTACTGCAACGGTTGAGGTCCCGCTACTTCCGGCCGGCCCGGACCGGAGAATACGCTCCCGGCCTGCCCCGGGCGGTGGTGGTGCAGGCACGGGAAAACCTGCTTCGGGAGTTGAAGGATTTCACGCGGTGCGCCGACGCCGACCTGGCGGCGCTGCTCCGTGAGGAACTCCTGGAAGTAGCCCCCTTCTATGAGACGCTCAAGGAACAGACCAGCCGGCTCGACTTCATGGACCTGCTGATCAAGACCCGGGACCTGATCCGGGACCGGCCGTCGGTCCGCGGGGATTTCCAGGAACAGTTCAGCCACGTCTTCGTCGACGAGTTCCAGGACACCGACGCGCTCCAGGCCGAGATTCTGATGCTCCTGTCGGCGGACGACCCCGAGGAGACGAATTGGCGCAGGGTCCGGCCCGTTTCCGGAAAGCTCTTTCTGGTGGGAGACCCCAAGCAGTCCATCTATCGCTTCCGGCGCGCCGACGTGGTCCTGTACCAGGAGATCAAGGAGATCCTGCAGGCGGCCGGGGTGAGCGTGGTCCACCTGAAGCGGAACTTCCGCTCCGTGCGGCCCCTGCAAATGGCCGTCAACGCGGCCTTCGCGCCGGAGATGACGGCCGACCCCGTCAGCGGGCAGCCCGACTACGTCCCGCTCAAGAGCCACCGAGCCGGCGAGGGAGATCAGCCGGCCCTCATCGCCCTTCCGGTGCCGCGTCCCTACAGCAAATGGGGGAACCTGGCCAACGCGGCCATCGAAGAGAGCCTGCCCCAGACCGTCGCTGCCTTCACCGACTGGCTGCTGCGGGAAAGCGGCTGGCAGGTGGGCGACCCGGAGGACCCGTCCCGGCGCATCCCCATTTCACCCGGCCACGTCTGCATCCTGTTCCGGCGGTTCGTCAGTTGGAGGCGGGACGTCACGCGAGACTATGCCAGGGGTTTGGAGATCCGCGGGATTCCCCACGTCCTGATGGGCTCCCGATCCTTCCATCAGCGGGAAGAGGTCGAGACCCTTCGGGTGGCCTTGGGCGCCATCGAGCGGCCGGACGACGAGCTCTCGATCTACGCGACGCTCCGCGGCTCCCTCTTCTGGATCCCGGATTCCCTGTTGCTTCGCTTCCGGGATCGTCACGGTTCGCTCCATCCGTTCCGTCCTCGCCCCGAAGACCTGCATGCCGACCTGGAGCCGGTGGCCGAAGCGCTGGAGATCCTGGCCCGTCTGCACCGCCGGCGCAACCGCCGCCCCGTCGCCGAGACCCTTTCCCGGCTCCTTTCTCTGACGCGGGCTCACGCGGGATTCGCGCTGCGCCCGGCGAGCCATCAGGTTCTGGCCAACGTGCAGCGGGTCTGCGATCTGGCCCGGGCCTTCGAGACCGGCGGGGGAGGGTCGTTCCGGGCATTTGTGGAACATCTGGAACGACTGGCGCGGCGGCGCACCGGCGCCGAGGCCCAGGTTTCCGAGGAAGGAGTCGACGGGGTCCACCTGATGACCGTCCACAACGCCAAGGGCCTGGAGTTTCCGGTGGTGATCCTGGCAGATACGACGGCGCACCTCTCTTCCGCGCGCCCGGACAAGCACGTCGATTCCAGCCGCAACCTGGCGGCCTTCAGCCTCATGGGATGTGTCCCCTGGGAGCTGTTGGACCATCGCGACGAAGAGGCGGCGCGGGACCGGGCGGAGGGAGTCCGCCTCGCCTACGTCGCCGCAACGCGGGCCCGTGACCTGCTGGTGGTCCCCGGGCTGGGGACAGGTCCCAGGCCGGGATCGAGGCCGGAATGGTTGGCGCCTCTGGAGAAGTCCGTCTATCCGGCGCGGCCGGACTGGAATCGGGGCGGACCGGCTCCCGGCTGCCCCGCCTTCGGGGCTCGCAGTCTGCTTCAGAACCCCAGGGGGCGCGTCGAAGCCTCCATCCGGCCCGGCCTCCACCGCCCTCAGACGGGAGATCACACCGTGGTCTGGTGGGACCCCGGGTTGCTGGACCTGGCGGTCCGTCCCAACTTCGGCCTGCAGCGGGAGCGGATCCTGGCCGACGACGAAGCGGGCCAGGCTGGGAAAGAAGGCCTTGCCCGCTACGAGCGGTGGCGGGAAGGCCGGCGGCGGGCGCTGAGGTCCGGATCCGAGCCCACGCTTCAGGTGTTGACGGTCACCGGGGAACCCTCACCGGGAGACCCTCCCGAGTGTCCCTCCGTGGGGCTGGAGACTCATCCGATTCCCGATTCCCGGCCCACCGGTCCCAGGTTCGGGACCCTGGTCCACACGTTGTTGCGGGACATCCGGCTGGATGCCGGCGAACCGGAGGTCCGGAGGCTCGCCCGGCTCCATGGCAGGATCCTGGGCGTGACGAACCAGGAGCGAAAGTCCGCCATCCAGGCCGCGCTCTCCGCCTTGGAACATCCGCTGCTGAAACGGGCGCGGGCTGCCCGGAGGCGTCACCGGGAGTTTCCTTTCGTGCTCACGGTTGCGGAAGGAAGACTGCTGGAAGGCACCATCGATCTGGCCTTCCAGGAGGAGGGCCGCTGGATCGTGGTGGACTTCAAGACGGACGTTCACCTCAAACCGGACGATCCGGACTACGTACGGCAGGTGCAATGGTATGCGTATGGGCTGAAGCGGATCACGGGACAGCCGGCGGAAGGATGGTTGCTGGGGATCTGA